In one window of Cheilinus undulatus linkage group 23, ASM1832078v1, whole genome shotgun sequence DNA:
- the LOC121505787 gene encoding NXPE family member 3-like gives MKALKSFAIFLCLAGMVFVLVNMELMETIYKGYDSIFSKKATSAPSSVPPSATSFVPPSAPSTVPPSATPNPGDFCTFKPLLSSADAEEERLLLELAWPETPVLSSPLLLNQTSHAGHSFFHILPRKGGGEWHVGDQLEVMIKVCDFLGNAKKSGGDFLVASLHNKTLEAGVAGRVVDHSNGSYSAVFTLLWEGSAQVQVELIHSSTAITVLRRLNRENPDRLIFKSVFHSGSISETTVCNICLRQNKQPQCNFTDPRTGGPWFCYKPKNLSCDTRINHFKTAYRTPFKGNERMLFQRNANLKVLIPASGPSSVNVLPQIKGQPGLHQDSWKSGTSGYYYQGVWRSLDGIKFQQFNNASAISQCLKGKMVYLYGDSTIRQWFEYFTTSLPDVKEVNLKGVTHAGPFMMWDPDNQTMITFRIHGLPFHILMLPTSKESYIATELDAIDGGSDTVVVFGICAHFGAFPTELYIRRLQNIRMAVIRLLNRAPDTLVVIKTGTLTRLSPFFLTANINWFAAQANKIIRAMFKGINIKVVDAWDMVLAHYLEHDLHPSRPIIKNMVDVLLSYTCPHK, from the exons ATGAAGGCACTGAAGAGTTTTGCCATCTTCCTCTGTCTGGCTGGGATGGTCTTTGTTCTTGTAAACATGGAGCTGATGGAG ACAATCTATAAAGGATACGATTCCATCTTTTCCAAGAAAGCAACTTCTGCTCCATCCTCTGTTCCTCCCTCTGCTACTTCCTTTGttcctccctctgctccttCCACTGTTCCTCCCTCTGCTACTCCAAATCCCGGTGATTTCTGCACCTTCAAGCCACTACTGTCGTCTGCAGATGCTGAGGAGGAACGCCTCCTATTAGAGCTCGCCTGGCCTGAAACTCCAGTgctgtcctctcctcttttaCTGAATCAGACAAGCCATGCTGGACACAGCTTCTTCCACATTCTCCCAAGAAAGGGTGGAGGGGAGTGGCATGTAGGAGATCAGCTGGAGGTCATGATAAAAGTCTGTGACTTCCTAGGAAATGCCAAGAAGTCTGGGGGAGATTTCTTAGTTGCCTCATTGCACAACAAAACGCTGGAAGCAGGCGTGGCTGGGCGAGTGGTGGATCATTCTAATGGCTCCTACTCTGCTGTGTTCACTTTACTCTGGGAAGGAAGCGCACAGGTCCAG GTGGAGCTTATTCATTCAAGCACTGCTATCACAGTTCTGCGCAGGCTGAACAGAGAAAATCCTGACAGGTTGATCTTCAAGAGCGTCTTCCACTCGGGCTCAATCTCTGAAACTACCGTCTGTAATATTTGTCTACGTCAAAACAAACAGCCACAGTGCAACTTCACCGACCCCCGCACAGGTGGCCCTTGGTTCTGCTACAAGCCGAAGAACCTGAGCTGTGATACCAGGATTAATCACTTCAAAACAGCATATAGGACCCCATTTAAGGGCAACGAGAGGATGCTCTTCCAAAG gAATGCCAACCTGAAAGTCTTGATTCCAGCATCTGGACCTTCCAGTGTCAATGTGTTGCCACAAATAAAAG ggcaacctgggcttcatcaAGACAGTTGGAAGTCTGGAACCTCAGGGTATTACTACCAGGGTGTGTGGCGATCACTAGATGGCATCAAATTCCAACAGTTCAACAACGCCTCTGCCATCAGTCAGTGTCTGAAAGGCAAGATGGTCTATCTGTATGGAGACTCCACCATCAGGCAATGGTTTGAGTACTTTACCACTTCACTGCCAG ATGTCAAGGAGGTAAATCTGAAAGGTGTGACTCATGCAGGACCTTTTATGATGTGGGACCCTGACAATCAAACAATGATAACATTCCGCATCCATGGTCTTCCTTTTCACATTCTCATGTTGCCAACTAGCAAGGAGAGTTACATCGCCACTGAACTAGATGCGATTGACGGTGGTTCTGACACTGTTGTAGTTTTTGGCATCTGTGCCCACTTTGGTGCTTTCCCAACTGAACTTTACATCAGACGGCTTCAGAACATCCGCATGGCGGTGATCCGCCTGTTAAATAGGGCTCCAGACACGCTGGTAGTCATCAAGACTGGGACTCTGACAAGATTGAGTCCTTTTTTCTTGACAGCCAACATTAACTGGTTCGCAGCTCAGGCGAACAAGATAATCAGAGCCATGTTTAAAGGAATAAACATCAAAGTGGTGGACGCCTGGGACATGGTTCTAGCTCACTACCTGGAACACGACCTTCATCCTAGTCGTCCcatcattaaaaacatggtTGATGTACTTTTATCCTACACATGCCCCCACAAGTGA